The genomic window ATGAGGACGTCGTCGCGGCGGTGCGAGCATTCCAACGCAATCATGGACTGGTGACTGACGGCATCGCGGGTCGCCAAACATTGATACAGTTGAATTCGGCAAACGACAAGTCGATTCCCCGGCTCAGTAACCGAGGGGGTGGCTGACATGTCATTCATTCTTGATGCAATTGCGAAATCGGAGCAGGAGCGACAACAGCAGGAAGTGCCCGGCGTACGGGCGCTGGCACTGCCAGCCGGTGGTGTACAGCAACCGCGGCGTGTCCTGCCTTATTTTATAGTTGGTACTTTACTATTGAACGCAGCATTGTTCGCGATATGGATGCAGTCAGGCCAGACTCTGCTCGATAGTTTCTCGCCAACGCAGATTGAAAACATAGATCGGAGAGACGAGCAGGCCATCGTGCCAGACAATGCAACCCCAGCAGATACCGCTATATCAGTTGGAATCGCGGCCAATGAAACCACCCCCGAAGTGGTCGTGGAGATCTATAACAGGGCATCAATGAATGAACCGATCGCCAAGCAACAAAGCGCGACTCCGAGGACCAGTGAAGCGGATACAGGTCTCGTGGACGGGCCTGAAACTGTGCAGTCGGAACCCGCGGCAACGACGACAGGCGGAGACAACACTGCGTGGAATCGCGTTGAGCCGGACAGGTTGTCGAATAAAGCGCGCTCCGGGCAACACGCTGAGCCTGTGCAGGACTTGAAAGACACCGGTGTGATGCAGCGCAAGGTATCAAGTCTCAGCGAATTACCGAGCACCCTACGTAAAGATCTGCCAACGATGATCTTTTCCGGCCAT from Gammaproteobacteria bacterium includes these protein-coding regions:
- a CDS encoding general secretion pathway protein GspB, which encodes MSFILDAIAKSEQERQQQEVPGVRALALPAGGVQQPRRVLPYFIVGTLLLNAALFAIWMQSGQTLLDSFSPTQIENIDRRDEQAIVPDNATPADTAISVGIAANETTPEVVVEIYNRASMNEPIAKQQSATPRTSEADTGLVDGPETVQSEPAATTTGGDNTAWNRVEPDRLSNKARSGQHAEPVQDLKDTGVMQRKVSSLSELPSTLRKDLPTMIFSGHLYSSNPDSSVVFVDEGRPVMKGQQIMNELFLHEITPTGVIVEFRGYLIEVGVLQNWTLN